One region of Erwinia tracheiphila genomic DNA includes:
- a CDS encoding DUF2756 domain-containing protein, which translates to MMKWLLVFAALAPLSGVANMLNNSNDSGQPVYNPSTQRVQQHMLNPQSQQQLKLQQDQQRQSQDLQRKLQEQRDSAAQRVIKSQPGSSNQPPVQQNSTAQ; encoded by the coding sequence ATGATGAAATGGTTACTTGTTTTTGCCGCACTGGCACCGTTAAGCGGCGTCGCCAATATGCTGAATAACAGTAATGACTCAGGCCAGCCGGTTTATAACCCCAGCACCCAACGGGTACAGCAGCATATGCTGAACCCGCAATCACAACAGCAGCTTAAATTGCAGCAGGATCAACAGCGCCAAAGTCAGGATCTACAACGTAAATTGCAGGAACAGCGGGACAGCGCCGCACAGCGCGTCATCAAATCGCAGCCGGGCAGCAGCAATCAGCCTCCGGTGCAGCAAAACAGTACCGCACAATAA
- a CDS encoding sn-glycerol-3-phosphate ABC transporter ATP-binding protein: protein MVETLERPGADNLAHGRWSDNRMVVRLPHVECPDPGGTLWLHLPTDARHFFDTQNGQRLE from the coding sequence GTGGTGGAAACGCTGGAGCGGCCTGGTGCGGACAACCTGGCTCATGGCAGATGGAGCGACAATCGTATGGTGGTGCGCCTGCCGCATGTTGAATGCCCGGATCCGGGCGGGACCCTTTGGCTGCATCTGCCGACCGACGCGCGACACTTTTTCGATACGCAAAACGGGCAACGTCTTGAATGA
- a CDS encoding type III effector HopF2, producing the protein MGNVCGSSGSHYVYSPQSSRYGSGNSTPARNSSAQSTPVRHTPSHSRASGSGGGESLISFYQLSPTERKKFLKDHDAMKRFRLTPDTPIYRTMRLTTWTKME; encoded by the coding sequence ATGGGTAACGTATGCGGCTCTTCCGGATCTCATTATGTTTACAGTCCACAGTCGAGCCGCTATGGTTCGGGCAACTCAACGCCAGCACGCAATAGCTCTGCTCAGTCAACGCCAGTGCGGCATACGCCCTCGCATTCAAGGGCTTCAGGCAGCGGTGGTGGTGAAAGCCTGATCTCTTTTTACCAGCTTTCCCCCACGGAAAGGAAAAAGTTTCTTAAAGATCATGACGCAATGAAACGATTCAGACTGACTCCAGATACGCCGATTTACAGAACGATGCGCCTGACTACGTGGACGAAGATGGAATGA
- a CDS encoding CesT family type III secretion system chaperone, which yields MKNAFDRLIDGLVQDYGVPPFSEKTHDDEVYCFTFENNISIKVYQDDTRWVYFLAELGTCPDLKKEALTELLSLNQFSVRKPFLTLGINEENIGVLHTRVPLIEVDNVEMRRIFENTVKTASGIKKQFNFQNKELSNG from the coding sequence ATGAAAAACGCATTTGATCGCCTGATTGACGGTTTAGTTCAGGATTACGGCGTACCGCCGTTTAGTGAAAAAACGCATGATGACGAGGTGTATTGCTTCACCTTCGAAAACAATATTTCGATCAAAGTTTATCAGGACGATACCCGGTGGGTTTATTTCCTTGCTGAACTTGGCACCTGCCCTGATTTAAAAAAAGAGGCATTAACAGAATTACTTTCCCTCAATCAGTTCAGCGTCAGAAAACCTTTTCTGACGCTGGGAATCAATGAGGAAAATATCGGTGTCCTCCACACCAGAGTGCCATTAATCGAAGTTGATAATGTTGAAATGAGGAGGATTTTCGAAAATACAGTGAAAACAGCCAGCGGTATTAAAAAACAGTTTAACTTTCAGAATAAGGAATTAAGCAATGGGTAA